In the genome of Podospora pseudocomata strain CBS 415.72m chromosome 7, whole genome shotgun sequence, the window GCAGCTTGTTGGAGAGCAGAGAAATACTTTGGTTTCTTCTCCGCGGCTGCCTCGTCTTCTGACTTGGGCTTTTTGGCAGCCTTGAAGGAGTCGTAGACGGCATCGTAGTCGTAGATGGAAGGGTCGGCGGACTCAGCTTCTTTGGCGTATTTTCGGGAGGCTAGGGCGCTGGAGAGGTCGGTGAATTCCcctgttggttggagggttttggatgatggggttttGCTTGGGGGGGCGgaagggggtttggaggattTTTTGTGTCTTTTTCGTGAGTCGGAGTCGTTGTCGTTATTGATTGATGAGGGGGTGCCGAAGCCGTCGATTTCGGTGATTGATACTGAGGTTTGGGGAGcttcgttgtcgtcgtcgtcgtcgtcgcctaGGCCGCCGAAGGGGGCTGGCTTTTTGCGcgcggggagggtgggttttttggagggggggccGGATTTTTTGAGGCCGAAGGAGATAACTGGTTTGCTCATTGTGTCCTGTGGTGCTGTGAAAAGGGACTGGAAGTggaagttgggtggtgttgtcgcaTTGTCGCAAACTGAGGATGCGCGAGAGATGTCAACCGTCAATTGAAGTGGAGCttcaccagccacagctGCTTATCGGATGACGATAAGCTATCCCGGCAGGCAATGGGAGCCCTGACATCATCTTTCATAAGCTAAAACTCACTTCTCATTTGAATCAAGAGAATTATTCGTTGTCTTCCTATATTCTCCGCCTGTCTAGGAATGATAACATGGTGAAGCCAAGTTTTGGGTGCCAATATCATTTGAATCGAGTCGAGAGCATATTGATACATAGGTGATCAGACGTAAGACTTGCCATATATTCAGCTAAAGATGTCCGAGATTCATTTTCGTCCAAACTTTGTTCTCGGTGGTTGGCTCCCTCGTGGCgacctcatctccctccatcAAAGTCACCAGAGTAGACTTGGCGAACCGATATGCGGTAAATCAAAGCGAATCCAAATCATGGACTGCCAGGTTCAAACATTCAACAAGGCGTTATTTAAACAGTGGAGGTTATAACTTACGGATGGTGTGTAGACAGAAAAGCACGCCGTGTCATGACTCTTCATCAGAACTACTGGTAAGTTGACCTCGTACTCCCAAAAACTTTGTTGTTGACCTTTATTGAATAGATTGAACTCGTTCCACGTGCTCGATATGATTTTCCCGTCAATCAGAAAACACCCGATTGGGATCTTGACAGCCCGCCTTGGCCCTATACGGCCTTGAAGGTAACGGGAGCGGGAAGTAACAACAGCCTAATATATTCGGTGCTGCATTACAAGCGAAGACTTTGACTGCCGATGTACCCCACAAAGCATGCACAGGGCACATATCCAATACCATATCACTATTCTAAGTGCTTGTTATTAACGGAATGGTTGACTTGATGAGCAAACCTTGGAACAGGGTACATGGCTGGCTGACAAAAGGTCGGTACTTGAATTttgcgaggacgaggtctCGATCGACACTGTCAAAGTCGAGCTCGTTGTGTATTTAAATGGCAGAGATTTCTGTGTCCTTGTCATATAGTCTCTTGCCTGGTCTGATCCATACTCAGGAGTATCGAGTGAGCCCAACGAGAGAGGAACGCCAGCGACCATACTTTACTCACCATGCACTGGACCAATGTTCTCACAGCGGCCATCATGCCCTTGACAGGCGTACGGGCAGCCATGCTCCGATTCTCCTGCTCCcagctcgtcgtcgaccGTCTCGACCCTCTCGTCAACCCCGGCCAAGTCCCGtctccccatcttcatcaaaTCGTCGGTGGAAACTCATTCAACGTCACTATGGACCCCAATATCAACGACATCTCCGAATCCTCAACCTGCACCTCCTGCCAGTTCACCGAAGACTTCTCCAACTACTGGACCGCCGTGCTCTTCTTCAAAGCCCGAAACGGCACCTATAAGCGTGTCAACACCATCGGCAACGGCCTGGGCTACTCGGCATCCAACGGAGGCCAAACAGTCTACTACATCTCCAATGGCCCGGTCACAGCCTTCAAGCCCGGCTTTCGCATGGTAGTGGGCAACCCCGCCTTCCGcacccaagcccaagcccgcaCCAATCCAGCCCTGCAGTTCACCTGCCTTGCCTCCCCCATGACGCGCTCAGGATATCGATATGACTTCCCCACCGACACCTGCGCAGGAGGAATCATGGTCACCGTCCGCTTCCCTACCTGCTGGGACGGCAAAAACACCGACTCCCCCGACCACCAAAGCCACGTTGCCTACCCCGTCAACCGGAACTGCCCCTCTACCCACCCCATCAAGATCCCCGAGGTGTTTTATGAGACATACTGGGACACCCGGCCGTTCAACAACAAGGCGCTCTGGCCAGCGGATGGGTCGCAGCCGTTTGTGTGGTCGTTTGGTGACAAGACTGGGTATGGCAACCACGGGGATTACATCtttgggtggaagggggatgcGCTGCAGCGGGCGATGGATGCGAACTGCAATAGTGATTTGATTCAGGACAGGCTGAACTGTCCGACGCTGAAGAGCCAGAGTATTGTCAATGCGAACAAGTGCTCGATTCagaggaaggtgaaggaggatttggatgggtggttggaggagttgcccgggggtgggatggagtAGATAGTAGATAGTAGATCAAGAAAGAATGAAGTTGAGGCTGAAagtccaagtccaagtcCACGTGGGAAGTGTTGAGCCGAGCACCTTGAaggtcaccacccccctaccCCCTGAACTGCATGTGGCCACACTTTTGACGACCATGTCATGCAGTCAGCTTCCCCGATGGCCACAAGACGGCGGGAATGAGCAGAGATGACGCAGTCAGCAGTTAGCCGAAGGCAATGCTTTGTGCTTTGTCTTTTTCACCTGTGATTTGTATCTCGGGATAAGCCATCCTACAGGTTGCAGCACGATCCTTTCTCTCTGAAAAAGCCCAGTTCACAGCTGAAAGCTGCAAGTGGAGCGGGGTCTTAGTGAAACGTAATGACCACATTGGCACACCCCACGGGGGAGCTTGCCAATGGCGGGGTTGTGCTTGGGAGCTGCCTCACTGTGGCTCCAAGGAGGCAGCTCGCTATTATTTTGTGAGATATTTTAAGAGGTCAACacagctgttgttggaggccTTATCAAGACCCGATTCTTGGCCTTTTGCTTTGCCTCTTGGCGGCTTCTCACTCACTTCAGCTGCTCTGCTTCTTGGGTACCTCACTGAAAAAACATTTGCAAGACTTGTCTCTTGGGAACGAACCTAACCTGTTTGCTTTTCAACCCCTTTTACTTACTTACACATTTGCTTTCTATCGGCTGTTTGCTTGAGCTCTTTACAGAGTGACACAATATGGCGGCAGCATATGAACATCTTCCCGATGGTGCACAccaggccggtggtggtgtctctGGCCGCGTGCACCGAGTGAGAGATCTCAAGCCTCATGTCCTTGATCATCTCAGAAAGGTCTACAGTGCCCACGGCAAGGACAGCTGGACCCCCGAACAGACGGCTGTTTTCCTGAAGACGGTTCAGCACGATACACCCTCGGAACTTGCCCTGGAACTGGCTGACGATAAGGACTGGGAGTTGGTCACTTTTCTCAAGTACATGACTTCAGAAGTGACCAGTGCCGTTGCACCCCCTGAGGAAGTCGACCTTTCTTGGCCCCTATCTGCCTACTTCATCAGCTCCAGCCACAACACCTACTTGACCGGAAACCAGCTGTCGAGTGACTCCAGCGCCGATGCCTACAGGAATGTTTTGAAGAGAGGTTGCAGATGCATCGAGGTGGATGTCTGGGATGGAGATGAGCCGGATTCCGACAGCGATACCAGCATCAGTAGCAgtgacgaggaaggggtcacgtccaagtccaagaagagacTGAGCTCggtcaaggacaagcttCCTAGCTCCCTGACGAGCAAGTTGGAAAAGACGTCTTTGGGTAAGAAATTGGACAAACATATCAGTACTgcttccaccatcaccaccccccgatccagcaccatcaccaaaactgCCACCAAATCGCCCACTCCcacatcacctccctctgcgAAGGACAAaaacaaggaaaagaagaccgCAaactcatcatcaaaaaTAGGTTCCAACACAGACTCAGGCGCGCCCCTGACCAagtcaacctcgacctcttcCGGCCCAGCAGGCCCAACCATCCACCgcgccccctccctcaaggAACCTCGTGTTTACCACGGCTACACCCTCACCAAAGAAGTCTCCTTCCGCGAAGTCTGCCTCGCAATCCGCGAAACAGCCTTCGAAACAACCGACTCCCCCCTCATCGTCTCCCTCGAGGTCCACTGCAGCCCCGAACAGCAACTCACCATGGTAGCCATCATGACCGAAACCTGGGGcgacctccttctccccgaACCAAAAGAAGACGCCACATGCCTCCCCGCCCCCGGCGACTTGAAGGGTAAAATCCTCGTCAAGGTCAaatacacccctcccccatccgcctcctccacctccctccccggcaGCGACACCCCCCCCGAAAACatcgacccctccaccaccaaaccaaaaaaacccTCCAAGATCATCCACGCCCTCTCAAAACTGGGCATCTACACCCGTGGCGTCTCCTTCAAATCCCTGACCCAACCGGAAGCCTCAATGCCGACCcacatcttctccctctccgagTCCGGCGTCTCCGAAGTCCACGCCAAATCAGCCCAGGACCTGTTTGAGCACAACCGCCGCTACCTCATGCGGGCTTACCCGTCAGGGTTAAGGATCCGATCGTCAAACCTCGACCCAGCAGTCTTTTGGCGCAAAGGGATCCAAGTCGTCGCACTAAACTGGCAAAACTGGGACGAAGGCATGATGCTAAACGAGGGGATGTTTGCAGGCACAAACGGCTATGTTCTCAAGCCAGAAGGCTACCGCCCCCacgaacccctccccccaacctctccctccgccggTACCGCCCCCCAAGCAAACGCGGTGACGCACTACACAATGGACCTCACCATCGCCGTCCTCGCGGCGCAGGacatacccctccccctgggCGACACCAAACCCTCGGGCTTCCGCCCTTACCTCAAGGTCGAGATCCACGTCGAGGAGCCCGGCGAGCGGCACGGCacaaccgccgccgcttcTTCCTCGATCCCCGACGAcggcaaggaaaaggagggcgAGTACAAGGCAAAGACCAAGTCCCTCAAGGGCACCGTCGACCCTGACTGGAAAGGGCAAGAACTGGTCTTCAAGGGCATCCCCGGCGTGGTGCCAGAGCTGAGCTTTGTCAGGTTCTTGGTGAGGGATGACGAGATTGGAAAGGACAGCTTGGCCGCGTGGGCGTGCGTGAGGTTGGAtaggttgagggaggggtataGGTTTGTGCATCTGATGGATGGAAGGGGGGTCGagacggagggggtggttttggtcaaggtggagaggaggctgtactaggtaggtagggtagcagggtggtgatgatgtgaatgTGCCTTTCTTTTGGAAATAGTCATGCTATGTAACTTGGCTATCAAGATGTCGTTTTTTTGCTGGggttcttgatggtggtctTGTGGTGTAACGGGAGGCTCAGCTCCAGTGGTGTGAACTCCACCATTCCACGTCATCGTAGCAAGCAGAAAAACGAAATCATGTTCAAGTCATAACAAGTGCAAGCTAATCCTGCACTTCTTGCCAGAAGCATACAAGCAACTTTTCGCTAGTGTCTTCTTTTCCCAATCGCTCGTTAATATGATATCAAACCTCCCATCATGCACACTTGATTCCAGCCATGAACCCAGCCTCTCTGAGATGCCATTGAAGGTCAAAAGCCTGCTGGACCCTTAGGACTTGTTCTCTCGGTACAGGCAGGCAATAGACATCCCCCGTCTTGTATAGAGGCCGCAAACCCTCAAACCCATCGTCCTCAAAACCATCCTCATGATCAGGATATATAGGCTTCGACATCACCTCGAACCCATCCTTAGACCTAGACGTGTCTTCCTCGTAATGCTCCAGATTCATCATTTCCAGAATGTCTTCGTCAGCCAGATTAATGACGGCGTCACTGGGCATAGAGCTGCCCTCCGGTAACCAGTGAAGCCGAAGCTTGACGAAAACGATGGCGGGATTCCGTGGACAGCGGGCAGTCTCACCAAGACACTCCAGCGCGAAACGATGGGTTTTCCACAGCGTCTGCATGTCTCGGGGCAGATCAAACAGGTTCCAGTCTTCGTGCAGGTGGAAGAACTCCCAATTCATCGTACTGGTGTTGAAATTGAGTTGAGCGTATTCTCTCAAAAGGCTATACCTGCCCGCAAACTGAGCGGGGAAAGCAGCcatttggaggaggttaaGGAGCCCGGCCTGGaattttggtggttggtcaTTGACGAAGTAGTTTGGCGGAATGATGTGTGTTCTCAGTAGATCGCTAGGGGACTCCGGAGTCGGGGGGAGCGCAGGATCGCCATGTGTGGCTTCTAGGCCTGTCTCTCAATCAGTTATTGGCCTATTGTGAGGGGACAAAAAACATACACTTCCTCACCGCAAGAGCGTAAAATTCAAGATATTGCACCACCTGGCTGAACTCGGATTCCTTGCTCACCATGTTTGGGCAAGCTCTGATTCTATCCACATATTGGTGCAGGACACCGAGGTCTGTGTGTATCTAGCAAGCAAACCGCTCTCGGGTGAAAGACCAGTCCCGGAACTTGATGCTTTTTCGCAGCTGGTCTTGAAAGAATCTGGCGGCTCGGATCTTGTCCCGGCGGAGAGCCCGGCAAGTTACCTTGTAACCATAAGGCATGGGCCCAGAGCTTTCCTCATCCCGGTTGTCAAAAAGAGATGGCATGATTGTTGGACAGAACGATgtgggctggtgatggatgttggCTGATGGATGTTGGTTGATGAAAGTTGGTTGATGAAAGCTGGTTGATGAAAGTTGGTTGtacgaagaggagggaaaCGCAAAATATAGGGAAGACAAGATGAGCAGCCACGCCGTATGGCCCCTCCGGCGACGCCTGCCCAGCACCTTTCCCGGGTATCAGCTCGCCCGAGAGCAAGAAGGACATGGACGAGTTGGACCTGGACCTTCGGCTGTGCATTTGCCTTGCTTGAGAACCAAGCTCCGGTCTCGTTCCTCCGGTCAGGAGATGGTTCGTTCCTCACTGAAACGTCATATCCTCGTGAACATCCACGCGGGGGACAGAATGACTAGCCACACAAAAGGCACCCAACCATACTTTCTCCAGGGCGGGCCCTCCATCCATAATGCAGGCAGCAGCTTCTCGCCATTCATATCTCATCGTGCGCACTTGTCTGAACATAGACAGGCATGGAAGGGACCAACCAATCTACCCACGGCAACTCTGgtcccctccccttccagtCCAGCCGACGATGACGCGAGCAACGGGAGCAACATCCACTCCGACACCGACTACCTTTGTGGGACCTTCCACCTCGGAGCCGTGCATCGCGTGACtacctcaccctcactcCCCAGCAAAAAGCAAGACCTCGCCTCCTCACGACTACCACACGCGCCAGCAACTTCCCCAGCGAAGAATTCTTCCGCTCATGCCCGACGGCCGGCTGGATTACCCGCGGGAATGTGTAGGGACTGCTTTCCGGTTGTCGTCTGGCGGATGGCGTCGTCAGGGTAGGTTTACTTCCTCGTTGCGCGAGCAGAAAGCACTCAGGTAGGTGGCAGAGGGACGGGACGGAGGAGCCGGCAAGCGGTGAgcgacttcttcttccctcgagtcaaggtcatcatcagcaacggGTCTGGTGGAACGAGAACGTCATcccttggtgttgtttggaaggtgtggatggagaggagaggagaggagaggagaggagaggagaggagaggagaggagaggagaggagaggagaggagaggagaggagaggagaggagaggagaggagaggagaggagaggagaggagaggagaggaatTTGTGGGTCATTGTCAGGGGAATTCGTAGGAATCGGCGGGCTTTTGTGCGTCTGGCATCGCGTGATCATGAGGTTCCttgtggggaggttgtgtgaggaggttgtaTAAGTTTGGAGTATATTGATCAGTTAGGTCTGGTACACAATACGCCGAGATGTTGAAAGTTTTAGCTATAGCCTGGTGTGAATATTTCTGGCTCATCACGGTAGCAAGCAACCAGCCTCACGACAAAACGCAGCAAACAGAACATCGCCATCAACTACCAttcaaatcatcatcatcatcatcaaataGCACTTCCCTACTGCTCCTCTCATCAAACTATAATAAAAATCCCATGTTAATACCTCCCCGATTTTTAGCCCTAAAAACTCCTTGTCCTATATCCCCTAATACTGCCAAAGCACCTTATGATAAACACACCTACTCCCCAGCACCTTATACTCCCCCCCCGTAACCCAACTATCATTCGTCGCCAGCTTGGCAAACACGCTCGCCCCcttccaaacaacaacctgcTCGTCCATCTCCCTCGCGCTCCTGCTCACCAAAATCTTGTCCTGCAGATCcggcctcctcgccctcaacctctcctccaagaaCGGGGCAAAATGCGGAATCTTGGCACCCCCGCCGACAACCATGATGCTCCCTAGCAACTCTCTCACCTTTTTCTCGTCCCCCTTGGCCGCGTTTTGGATTGATGTCATGATTGCGATGTCGAGGGGGGCGACGGGGAGGACAGAGTCCCGCTCTGTGGCGAGATCTTTGGCTGTTcgctggaggggttggtttgaggttgggttgttgtcgaaggaggttgttggtaaGAGGAAGGAGCCGTTTGGTGCGGGGGTGCCGCCGTTGCgggcggagggggcgggggaggcgtTGAGATCACGGGAGGATGCGCCGAATATGTAAGGGGCGGGGACGGGGGTTGAGACACCGGCGTccggggctggggagggggctttGGATGTGCCTGGGGTCGCGCTGGCATTGTTGGTGTGGCCGAGGAAGTTGAACGGGTTGGACCTTTCCTTACTTGGGGTTGCCATACCCATCTCGCCAGGGGCGCCGGTGAAGGAAGATGCCgggatggtggtttgggtgACGGAGGGTTGGATATGTGCCAGGATGGCGAGCTGGGCGGCAGAGGTAGGGTCGTCAGGCATGTCAACATCATAAGCGTTGTAGGACCGGTCGATCAGATGTCGCCTCTTGTCCAGTTTGTGGCTGTTGTCGAATATCGATGGATCGTAGAAACCCATAGGGGCGAGAATAACCTCATCGTAGCACTTGAACATGTACTTCCGCGTCGGCTGGTTCGGAGCGCGGAGGTGGAAGTCGTAGTTTTGGACCGAGATGTTGGCTTGCGACAAAGTGCAATACTTGATCTTGAGTTCCTCGGCCAGCAGGAAATCATATCTCCTACGGAGGTTGATCTCTTGATAT includes:
- a CDS encoding hypothetical protein (COG:S; EggNog:ENOG503P0EN) gives rise to the protein MHWTNVLTAAIMPLTGVRAAMLRFSCSQLVVDRLDPLVNPGQVPSPHLHQIVGGNSFNVTMDPNINDISESSTCTSCQFTEDFSNYWTAVLFFKARNGTYKRVNTIGNGLGYSASNGGQTVYYISNGPVTAFKPGFRMVVGNPAFRTQAQARTNPALQFTCLASPMTRSGYRYDFPTDTCAGGIMVTVRFPTCWDGKNTDSPDHQSHVAYPVNRNCPSTHPIKIPEVFYETYWDTRPFNNKALWPADGSQPFVWSFGDKTGYGNHGDYIFGWKGDALQRAMDANCNSDLIQDRLNCPTLKSQSIVNANKCSIQRKVKEDLDGWLEELPGGGME
- a CDS encoding hypothetical protein (EggNog:ENOG503NU1A; COG:I), giving the protein MAAAYEHLPDGAHQAGGGVSGRVHRVRDLKPHVLDHLRKVYSAHGKDSWTPEQTAVFLKTVQHDTPSELALELADDKDWELVTFLKYMTSEVTSAVAPPEEVDLSWPLSAYFISSSHNTYLTGNQLSSDSSADAYRNVLKRGCRCIEVDVWDGDEPDSDSDTSISSSDEEGVTSKSKKRLSSVKDKLPSSLTSKLEKTSLGSNTDSGAPLTKSTSTSSGPAGPTIHRAPSLKEPRVYHGYTLTKEVSFREVCLAIRETAFETTDSPLIVSLEVHCSPEQQLTMVAIMTETWGDLLLPEPKEDATCLPAPGDLKGKILVKVKYTPPPSASSTSLPGSDTPPENIDPSTTKPKKPSKIIHALSKLGIYTRGVSFKSLTQPEASMPTHIFSLSESGVSEVHAKSAQDLFEHNRRYLMRAYPSGLRIRSSNLDPAVFWRKGIQVVALNWQNWDEGMMLNEGMFAGTNGYVLKPEGYRPHEPLPPTSPSAGTAPQANAVTHYTMDLTIAVLAAQDIPLPLGDTKPSGFRPYLKVEIHVEEPGERHGTTAAASSSIPDDGKEKEGEYKAKTKSLKGTVDPDWKGQELVFKGIPGVVPELSFVRFLVRDDEIGKDSLAAWACVRLDRLREGYRFVHLMDGRGVETEGVVLVKVERRLY